One genomic region from Bufo bufo chromosome 3, aBufBuf1.1, whole genome shotgun sequence encodes:
- the CRK gene encoding adapter molecule crk isoform X2 encodes MAGNFDSEDRASWYWGRQNRQEAVNLLQGQRHGVFLVRDSATIPGDYVLSVSENSKVSHYIINSVSNNRQSGVSQSRFRIGDQEFESLPALLEFYKIHYLDTTTLIEPVSKSKQSGVIHRQEEAEYVRALFDFNGNDDEDLPFKKGDILRIRDKPEEQWWNAEDSDGRRGMIPVPYVEKYRPPSTAGSAMIGGW; translated from the exons ATGGCCGGCAACTTCGACTCTGAAGACCGAGCGAGCTGGTACTGGGGCAGGCAGAACCGACAGGAGGCGGTGAATCTGCTGCAGGGGCAGCGGCACGGAGTGTTCCTGGTGCGGGACTCCGCCACCATCCCCGGGGACTACGTGCTCTCCGTCAGCGAGAACTCCAAGGTCTCCCACTACATCATCAACAGCGTCAGCAACAACCGGCAGTCCG GGGTGAGTCAGTCCCGGTTCAGGATAGGCGATCAGGAGTTTGAATCGTTACCCGCGCTATTGGAATTTTACAAAATCCATTATCTGGACACTACCACTTTAATAGAGCCCGTTTCCAAGTCTAAGCAATCCGGAGTGATCCACAGACAAGAAGAGGCAGAGTATGTGCGGGCCCTCTTTGACTTTAATGGTAATGATGATGAAGATCTTCcatttaagaagggagacatccTAAGAATTCGGGATAAACCTGAGGAGCAGTGGTGGAATGCTGAGGACAGCGACGGAAGGCGGGGCATGATACCTGTCCCTTATGTGGAAAAGTACAGGCCGCCCTCAACTGCCGGGTCTGCTATGATTGGAG